In Topomyia yanbarensis strain Yona2022 chromosome 2, ASM3024719v1, whole genome shotgun sequence, one DNA window encodes the following:
- the LOC131684911 gene encoding putative serine protease K12H4.7, with amino-acid sequence MNSKALFMLAGLIAVASGVVRESWFETRVDHFNPRNRDTYSMRYYANDENAYRYGPIFVIVGTDSAINTRYLSEGLFFDIAYLEGAHMFANEHRYFGRSLPVSDATTENMDFLTIDQTLADLAEWIHYLKMDVVNNPNAKIVLLGYGHGGTLASYFHQKYPHLSNGVWVSSGPVEASLTIPSFMESLGDTIGTHGSRDCYNTIFSGFLVAQNLISLGQSDVLTELFHLCQPLNTDESLEVTAFLLGLQTDIQREILHLSNTASTTTMCEQMQNDTIDNSLHALNTWFAREHQFEECVNLNFSTYLAPFMETSFDSDELQNGHRQRLYLQCTATGFFPTTESVYQPFGNQIDVNFYVEVCRRVFGDWINVDVIQNQINSTNVRYGGREPRINDAHFTHGSLDPMMAAGILQNVSDSAPATVTPNAFFAPDLESIDETLDSPELLESKKRTRDLIDIWIFKDFDPIHVEV; translated from the exons ATGAACAGTAAAGCGCTGTTCATGCTGGCAGGCTTGATAGCCGTTGCCAGTGGAGTTGTCCGTGAAAGTTGGTTCGAGACTCGTGTGGATCACTTCAATCCGCGCAATCGGGACACCTATTCGATGCGGTATTATGCCAACGATGAGAACGCTTATCGTTATGGACCGATCTTTGTCATCGTCGGAACGGATTCGGCTATCAACACACGGTACCTGAGCGAAGGACTGTTCTTCGATATTGCCTACCTAGAGGGAGCACATATGTTTGCCAACGAACATCGCTACTTTGGACGCAGTCTTCCGGTTTC GGATGCCACTACAGAAAACATGGACTTTTTAACCATCGACCAAACGCTGGCTGATTTGGCCGAATGGATCCATTACCTGAAGATGGACGTTGTTAATAACCCAAATGCTAAGATTGTTCTGTTGGGATACGGACACGGTGGTACCTTGGCTAGCTATTTCCATCAAAAGTACCCCCatttgagcaatggtgtctggGTTTCCAGCGGACCAGTTGAGGCTAGTTTAACAATTCCTAGCTTCATGGAGTCACTTGGTGATACCATCGGAACACATGGAAGCCGTGATTGTTACAATACCATATTCAGTGGTTTTCTCGTTGCACAAAATCTCATTTCTCTCGGTCAGAGCGACGTATTGACTGAACTGTTCCATCTGTGTCAACCACTAAATACCGACGAATCATTGGAAGTAACTGCTTTCCTGTTGGGTCTTCAAACCGACATCCAGCGTGAAATTTTGCATTTGAGTAATACCGCATCGACTACCACAATGTGCGAACAAATGCAAAACGATACCATCGACAACAGCCTGCACGCCTTGAACACATGGTTTGCCCGCGAACACCAGTTTGAAGAGTGCGTCAATCTTAACTTTTCAACGTACTTGGCACCATTCATGGAAACTAGCTTCGACTCGGACGAACTTCAGAATGGACACCGCCAGCGTTTGTATTTACAGTGCACCGCCACCGGATTCTTCCCAACGACTGAATCTGTCTACCAGCCTTTCGGCAATCAAATCGACGTCAATTTCTATGTTGAAGTTTGCCGCCGTGTTTTCGGTGATTGGATCAATGTGGACGTCATCCAGAATCAGATTAACAGTACAAACGTTCGCTATGGTGGTAGAGAACCTCGCATCAACGATGCACATTTCACACACGGATCCTTGGACCCAATGATGGCAGCTGGAATCCTGCAAAATGTATCCGACAGTGCCCCTGCCACCGTTACCCCGAATGCGTTCTTCGCGCCGGATCTGGAATCGATCGACGAAACTTTGGATTCGCCTGAACTACTCGAATCCAAGAAGCGAACTCGTGACTTGATTGATATTTGGATATTCAAGGATTTCGATCCTATCCACGTGGAAGTATAG